One Rhinolophus sinicus isolate RSC01 linkage group LG06, ASM3656204v1, whole genome shotgun sequence DNA window includes the following coding sequences:
- the LOC109460427 gene encoding LOW QUALITY PROTEIN: olfactory receptor 56A4 (The sequence of the model RefSeq protein was modified relative to this genomic sequence to represent the inferred CDS: inserted 1 base in 1 codon) — protein sequence MALPNNYSTAPVSEFLLTCFPNYQSWQHWLSLPLSFLFLLAMGANATILITIWLEASLHQPMYYLLSLLSLLDMVLCLTVIPKVLAIFWFDNKSISFSGCFLQMFIMNSFLTMESCTFMVMAYDRYVAICHPLRYSSIITDQFVARAALFVVARNALFSLPVPILSARLRYCAETIIKNCIXRIKAEGAAAKALSTCGSHFILILFFSTVLLVLVITNLARKRISPDVPILLNILHHLIPPALNPIVYGVRTKEIKQGMKKLLRRLQEVK from the exons ATGGCATTGCCAAACAACTACTCCACTGCTCCAGTCTCTGAATTCCTCCTCACCTGCTTCCCTAACTACCAGAGTTGGCAGCACTGGTTGTCACTGcccctcagcttcctcttcctcctggccATGGGAGCCAACGCCACCATCCTGATCACCATCTGGCTGGAGGCCTCTCTGCACCAGCCCATGTACTACCTTCTCAGCCTCCTCTCTCTGCTGGACATGGTGCTCTGCCTCACCGTCATCCCCAAGGTCCTGGCCATCTTCTGGTTTGACAATAAATCCATCAGTTTTTCTGGTTGCTTCCTCCAAATGTTCATCATGAACAGTTTCCTGACCATGGAATCCTGCACATTCATGGTCATGGCCTATGACCGCTATGTGGCCATCTGTCACCCATTACGCTACTCATCCATCATCACTGACCAATTTGTGGCTAGGGCTGCCCTCTTTGTTGTGGCCCGAAAtgccctcttttctcttcctgttccaATCCTTTCTGCCAGACTCAGATACTGTGCAGAGACCATCATCAAGAACTGCA TGAGGATCAAGGCTGAGGGTGCTGCGGCCAAGGCCCTGAGCACATGTGGTTCCCACTTCATCCTCATCCTCTTCTTCAGCACAGTCCTGCTGGTTCTGGTCATCACTAACCTGGCCAGAAAGAGAATTTCCCCAGATGTCCCCATCCTGCTTAACATCCTGCACCACCTCATCCCTCCAGCTCTGAACCCcattgtgtatggtgtgagaacCAAGGAGATCAAGCAGGGAATGAAGAAACTGCTGAGGAGGTTGCAAGAGGTAAAATAA
- the LOC109460444 gene encoding olfactory receptor 56A4, whose product MATPSNYSTAPVSEFLLTCFPNYQSWQHWLSLPLSFLFLLAMGANGILLITIGLEASLHQPMYYLLSLLSLLDMVLCLTVIPKVLVIFWFDLRSISFSACFLQMFIMNCFLAMESCTFMVMAYDRYVAICHPLRYSSIITDQFVARATVFIVFRNGLFLIPVPILSARLRYCAETIIKNCICTNLSVSKLSCDDITFNRLYQFVAGWTLLGSDLILIILSYSFILKAVLRIKAEGAAAKALSTCGSHFILILFFSTVLLVLVITNLARKRIPPDVPILLNILHHLIPPALNPIVYGVRTKEIKQGMQKLLRRL is encoded by the coding sequence ATGGCCACACCCAGCAACTACTCCACTGCTCCAGTCTCCGAATTCCTCCTCACCTGCTTCCCTAACTACCAGAGTTGGCAGCACTGGTTGTCACTGcccctcagcttcctcttcctcctggccATGGGGGCCAATGGTATTCTTCTGATCACCATTGGGCTGGAGGCCTCTCTGCACCAGCCCATGTACTACCTTCTCAGCCTCCTCTCTCTGCTGGACATGGTGCTCTGCCTCACCGTCATCCCCAAGGTCCTGGTCATCTTCTGGTTTGACCTCAGGTCTATCAGCTTCTCGGCCTGCTTCCTCCAGATGTTCATTATGAATTGCTTCCTTGCCATGGAGTCCTGCACATTCATGGTCATGGCCTATGACCGCTATGTGGCCATCTGTCATCCATTACGATACTCATCTATCATCACTGACCAATTTGTGGCTAGGGCTACCGTATTTATTGTGTTCCGGAATGGCCTCTTTTTAATTCCTGTTCCAATCCTTTCTGCTAGGCTCAGATACTGTGCAGAGACCATCATCAAGAACTGCATCTGCACTAACCTGTCTGTGTCCAAACTCTCCTGTGATGACATCACCTTCAACCGGCTCTACCAGTTTGTGGCAGGTTGGACCCTACTGGGCTCTGACCTCATCCTTATTATTCTCTCCTACTCCTTTATCCTGAAAGCTGTGCTGAGGATCAAGGCTGAGGGTGCTGCGGCCAAGGCCCTGAGCACATGTGGTTCCCACTTCATCCTCATCCTCTTCTTCAGCACAGTCCTGCTGGTTCTGGTCATCACTAACCTGGCCAGAAAGAGAATTCCCCCGGATGTCCCCATCCTGCTTAACATCCTGCACCACCTCATCCCTCCAGCTCTGAACCCcattgtgtatggtgtgagaacCAAGGAGATCAAGCAGGGAATGCAGAAACTGCTGAGGAGGTTGTAA